The genomic window AGCTGTTTACACCTATTTTTTTGTCCATGAGTGTATGTATAAGAACCAATATTttcctgtttttgttttatatagTTAACCTTAATTTCTAGTAACATTTTATCGTTCAGGAGTTTACAAAAAGGCATTTATTTGTTTAGAAAAATCCGCCTATTACTGATAAGAGCAGCGCTCTGCTTCCATGCATTTAACATACATATTTCCCTTTCATTCAACTTTTAATGCACATAACCTCAAATTTTAGtaaaatattttcgtttttttataatttatctgCCCGGACTAAAGCCAGAtcccatgtatgtatgtatataatataaaaacacgCCGCTGGTAAACACATTTTGATACACATAACCTCAAATTTTCGTAAAGGTTTTTGATCTTACTTGAACTAAGATCATTGATATGTTAGAAATtcttaaaattatgaaaaaacaaatatttttgcatAATGCGTGGTTTTCATTGggtcaaaatgaaattttaataccAAATTTGCCATAAAGTTGGACATTTGTATTTTTACTTATTGGTCGATTTAGTTGTCCTTTGTAGTCAAAACGAACGGCAAAcgcatttgacgttgtatgacaagcCGTTTTCATGATAAGGCCAAGTCAACTTTAActagtgaaaaccaagcataGACTAAATATGTTCAAATCTTTTGTTTTTGATCTCGAAGTTTTAGCAAAATTTGCTAATTAGACAGTCTATTCCAAACTTCTACATAGTTTTTAAGTTCGTCTTGTTTGGTTGAAGTTTTACATAACCtaaatttattgtaaaaaaaattaaaaattataaaatgtgtAATGCAGTTTTGCAAGTGGCGAATTGCCACTGTTAGAACAACAGGGATGATATTTAAACATATTTGTGATGCTGTCACACTTTGTTTAATTTTGGTTCAAATTATAAATtacaattttcaaagaaaattttttttaatttttcataccctCGAATTATTATAATTAATAACATAACGCGCATAACATGCTATCTGCCGTTGGTAAACACAAAACTTATTTGAAGAGCGCCCTGTCTCGCAACTCAAAAGCTGtcaaatacatacattttttttaaatgcgaaagaaatttttttcatatcGAATTACATAATTACATTATAAGGCCCCTAAAATAGTGCTTTCTTCAACCGAATTAGGAGTTGGGGTGTTTTTGAATAAACCTCAGCgcaatttgagttttttgaattgataaaaaacaatttattacATAAAAGTTAAGAAATCGTATATAAAAATATAAGCTTTTAAAAAATGCTGCCAacgattttcaatatttttcttataaGTTGGAATTTCGCAATTTCCCGAAACCTAGCTAAGCGTTTTCATCTATTAAATTCAAATTGCTATAATAAAGGAATCCCTTGACTTCTTTTCCAGTCGTTGTTTCTTTTTCATCGTATTTTTCTCTCTCCCTCTCTTTGTCACTCTGTGCGACTAACTCTCTTTCCATTTCTCTGTGTCCCTCTCCGTTTTTCCTCCCATTTTCTCTCTCGttctttttaatttattcattatttattttttcccaCACTGTGTCAAGGCCTTTTTCTTTTACAATCTCTATCCGTTCTTAGTTTCCCTCTCCCACTTTCTCTTCCATTCCCCTGTCCCTTCCACAATCTCTCTCTATGTGCCTCTCACTCACATTCCTTTTTATATAACTTAATAATATACATATCTCCTCCCTTTCGCAGTACCATTTTCTTAGTCCCGCTATCTCTCTCATTTTTACTCCATATTTCTCTCTCTCTCCCATGATTCATCTCCTCTCTTCCACTCCATATATGACTCTCTCACTTGTTTGCTTCTTTTTCTCCCTCTCATTTTATCTCGGCTCACTCATACACCATAACTGACAATCCCTCTCTTGCTCTTCATTTTCCATCCTCCGACCATTGCTATACTGTTTCCTATCTCCCACTTTATAATCTTCTCAATAATTTCTTTCGTTCCAAAAATTTATCCGTTATCTCTTGTACGCTCGGCCCATATGTATCATTTTCAAGTTCCCTTTCACATTGCACTACAACGCTATTAATAATACCCTCCGTAGTGAAATACTCGATAATTCGATCCCGTCGATACCATTTATCCAGCACAGCTTTACTTGCACGCTCGTACAGCATACGCACATGATAATATGTATTGTATTTCTGTGCATATTTTCGTAGTTTTTCCTCATCAAAATTGGGTATCTTTAGAGCTGGTTGACGTATCAGCTGATATGGATCGTAAATTTCTGAATAATTCTGGGAACGCACAGCTGCCCAATTAATATTCAATGCGGTATTATAGATTTTTTTCGGATGTCCCAATATACCATGACATACATCGATCAAAGCCAATTGACTATCCGGCACAATATATTCCAATTCCATTTGATGTATACGTAAATCCGTCCCACGATATTTGCGCTCACCTATCCATAACATCGGTAAATTCTCAGAGGCTACATGATCTAGCTCTTGTATGAGCGGTGAGTTTTGTGCACGATAATTTACGCGCCTATAATTTTTGCCATACAACATATTCGCCTCAGCTGCGGTGAAATTAATATGAGCATAGCGCTTGAGTTTGAAATGTTCCGATCGAAAGAGGCGATTCATTTCTGAATCGATATAATCGAAAGCGCGTCGATGCATAGCAATCCATACAACTTGTGTAGAGAATGCCAAAAAGGCCTCATGAAAACGTTTATCCTTGATCGAGTTTGATATATTCACGATGGGTGTGATATGATAGTAAGGTTTCATCTCATTTTCACCCATTATTATAACGCTATATTCACGCGCCAATAGCAAGCGATGTTGTGTAAGTTGTGCTGAGTAGATACGTTTTATTTCATTCGTATCCTCGCTTTGTATTTGCGCTTTCTCACCCGAGATCTCATCACGTCGTATTAACACAAACTCCAccattttcaaataatactcaaAGTAGATGATGAGCGCGCGTAGGAAACGGTCAACGGTAAAGGTGTGCAGAAAATTTATGAAATCTTTTGTGATTATATCGGAAGGCGCTAGGAATAGCACGAGATTTTTTATGTCCTGCACGACTATTACATCAGCATCATGTGTGAGATCGGAGCGTTGAAATTCTTGGCGAAATATCAATTCTTCGAGTTGGTTGAGTGTTTTACGGAAATTGAAGCCACACGTATTTACATAATCTTCTTTCTCCAATTCGGCATCTTTGATAGGCTCGAACTCAATTGTTTGCGTATCCTCGTTCAACACCCATTTACCATTACAGAACTTGGGCACAAATACGCCTCTGTGAATGCGTAGCATTGTTGGAGTTTTAAACAGTCCGTTGAACAAATATTGCTAAAGTTttgtaagaaaaaatatttgtgcAGGAGAAAACGATTTGAAAAATATAACTCAATTGTGTGTATTAAAAAAGATCGATTATTTGAGAATTGTTccaaaattgaatttgaaaacaaGATACTGCAAGGTGGTTAAACTTGTCTGAAGTAAGAATCTGATTACTGCTCAATTAGTATAATAATAAATTCTTGTAATCGTGGATCTATCCTAGTAGATTGTAGGTCTACGGTAGTGGCTGTCAGCAATCTAAGAGATATATAGAACCACGAAGTCGATTTATTCCAACCTTGTTGAACCAATTATAACGCCTAAAAAACAGTCTGTAGGTACTGTTCCCTGATGTTAACTTTCGTAAAATCACTTTTAGAAAGGAGCCAGCGGGTTAGAAGGTCAGAAtaaacccgcggtaggtatgcctgtcgtaagaggcgactaaaataccagattcaaggggctgtgtagcgcaaccctttcaggttgccagcgcaatatatatattctccaaacccaattgtcaacctcgcctatccgtggcgaatcctgtttcactaacagacgaggctttggcgactttggccatataaatcgttcccgagatggtcgggctagcaccttaatggtgctgtgttaccatcacatcgataacactccccaaagccttcggggaaaaaccttatcgctacaacaacaagaacagccCGTTAACGCCAAACACGGTAATTGTTGCCTTGTTAGACCCTCAAATGCTGTTGTTTTTGCTATCGATTCCTTCTAAATATCCGCTTCCATGGGGTAGAAGTCGTCTCGTTTCGCGCCGTGGGGTGGTGGTAGAGTGTTTCGCCCACCagaccaaagatcctgggttcaattcctTTTGGTTTCAATTCATTTTGGTTTCTCAAAGCGTGGCCGCCCCTCGACAATGATTGAGAGTTAAGTTtacctaaaaaattttaattaaaaaattaaggttCGAGTACCAGTAAGTTTGTCAAAATAGTCCATAAATGATCTCGAAATCTATATCTTAAAGATCCCGAAGTTACCAATAATTTTGTACCGAAAACAGTTCcgattctgaaaaaaatttcaaaacccagAAAATAACTCTAGTCTCGAATTGATGCCAAACAGTCTTGAAATTATCCCAAAAAGATTCTGAAATGAACACGAATACAATCGAGAAATTAACCCGAAATAGTCCTAAAATTGTTATGAAAACATTTGCCAAATGATATCGGAATAGTGCCGAATTGATCCTGAAACAATCTACAAATGATAACAACAATATCCCGAAACAATACGGAAATAAGACCTCTTAATTccaatacatttttatattagctgggtcgtttatgaaaaaaattgtctgagatagggcgttcttcaatatAATTTAGAGATATAtggcttttttgaaaaaaaatactgaaatatgGCGTCTTTGAAAAATATTATCATTCTTAAATAGGGTGTTTTCGAACTggtagccgagatagggtgatattccactcagccgtcaaACCAATGGGCTCTTTATCCCGTCATCCACTCTTAGACCCGCGTTCGTGCTCTATTACGCTATTTTCTATAGAGACCGGCAAAAGTTTGTAAGTTTGGAATTAAACGAATTGCCTTACAGAACTATTTCAGGATCtaatttcactttaaaattttatAGTTAGGTTATATCAATTCATAAAATGTGAGGTTATAATTTTGTTGATGGTAGTGAATTCGGAAAACCGATCATTCAGAGCAAATTGTGAGGTTATGGTTATAGGAACCGATTTCAATCACTAAttgaaatttagtaaaaaaagcaTGATTTTCCACAAATACGATGATGAGCAATAAAATTAGGTTAGgttatacttttaaaaaaataggATACAGTGTATTCGATCATTTCATAAATTGTGAACATTACAATACaaatagcagacccggcagacgttgttctgccctaaatttggtctatctgcatacatcttaataagcgttttccgtctaaatctgcctcccccctcttatatttttttcttaatccttttattcactcctccctccgtctttttttcttcatctatatctatttcggctcactctatctctttctcagtctccttctccttcccccttttctcttctctcaagttcttctcattcttcttcatcccttattgccagtcccggagggtggtatgtattttgctccagtcctattccgagtgcCAGTCCTCCAACTGCGAGTCTCAgccctagtcccagtcccagtccgtctctggtctagttcccggaaaaaaggatcgtaaatactaatacaggcaaattgaataggacgtacatatgtacatatatagttatgtgggtattattaattcatgtctttatttcggcttcgcctgcttatttatcagttttgccaggctgatgcgactaaatcgaatatgccaatggaaattactttaaagctctcagcaacagctttcatttgatatccatattacacacacatatcCGGGTcaactttttggcctatatctcaagaccctagtcaccaataggtacggaaactaccctctgctaaagcactcatcaacagctttcatttggtatccatattgtataaacacatgctaggggtgcccgggtccacgttttggtctatatctcgagaccctagccacccaggggtaCAAAAAATAACCAGGAtcgaagtactcataaacagattccatttgatacccatattgtacaaacacatcccaggattacccaagtccacgttttgatctcaagaccctcgCCAGAATggaataaaaagtatcctatgtccgttccctggttctaagctacctctccaccaattttcagccaaatcggttcatctgttcttgagttatgcgtagtgtaactaacacgactttcttttatatatattgaTATGCGTTGAATTCCGAAAAGATCGAATCTTGAAGGCATTGTTTGCGATGAACTTCGAGTAAAACCTAGGTTAGGTTCCATTCATAAAAAAGTGaggttataacaaaaaatgtgaAATCATTATCTCATTTCGATAATATTCTTCAGCCAAGCTATTCTTCTAAAAAAAACTCTTTCCACTTTCAATTTCAGATCCAAAAATCGCAACGACACCACCACCGAAGTAATTTACACTAGTCCCTCGACCTCGGGCAATGCCATGAATAATGCCGCTCAGGTCCAACAACAGCAACAGATCACACCTACGACAACGAACATTGTGGTCACTGGTGCAATCGCTACAACGAGCACTAACAACAGCGGCGGTGGCGGCAATAGTCGGAGCAAAaaatcacacaacaacaacaaccaccaaaatagcaataataatgccaacaacaataacaataacaatggtGGCGTACAAGTACAAAAACGTTACGCCTGCAGTCATTGTCCATACTCCACCGATCGACGAGATCTCTACACTCGTCACGAGAATATCCATAAAGAAGAGAAAcccttccaatgttttgcttgctTGAAACAATTCAATCGCGCCGATCATGTGAAAAAGCACTTTTTGCGTATGCATCGTGAACTACAATATGATATAAATAAAACGCGACGTCATGTATCCTCCTCAAGCGCTTCCAATAGTGGTGGTGGTAATATTCATCCTGGTGGGCGTGGTAATATCACAATAGCAACAATAAATACGCAACTAACAAACAATGCGAACATTAACGCTTGTGATTTACCCGATCAAAAGCCAAACTTTATATTCCAAGGTACCAACGTACAATTGGACAATGCATTCCTAGAGGCACAACGTCAGCCGACATCATCGAGTTTGAGTATTGCCGAAACTATTGAAGCAGTTGCCACAGCTACAGATGCGCCACTGCCGCAGCTTAAACAAGAGAAGCAAGATGATATTGTAACCGGTAGCAGTGTCAATGTTGGCGTTGCTATTGGTGGTGTTAATGCTGGCGTTGTGGTGGATAATAGTGCCGCCAGCACTGTTGCCGTTAGTGGTAATCTCAAACCGAAACGTGAAAAACGTTTCACCTGCTGTTACTGTCCATGGTCGGGTGCGGATAAGTGGGGTTTGAAGCGTCATTTGAATACGCATACAAAACCGTTTGTATGTTTGCTGTGTGATTATAAGGCAGCGCGCTCAGAACGTCTGGCAACGCATGTGCTGAAGGTGCATAATAAGCGCGCTTGCAATAAATGTTCATACCTCGGCGATACGCAGGAAGAGTTTCAGGCGCATATCAATGAAGTGCAGTAAGTATTTTAcaagattaaaaaaaatcgtttttttttttttttgcacttaacATTAGTCATAAGCCCGCAAATTCTTAAGCACACTAACTCGCTCTACTAATACTAATTCGCTTTAAGCTACGCGTTATAGCACTAACCAAAATGTAGGCAGTAGTTTATAGTACTAATTTTCAAAAatctaatttttcaaaaatctttttctTCCCTGTGCTTTCctttgcgatttcgtactgcgtgCGCCCGCGCAGTCCCAACGATAACCGTCCGGCGCGTGGCAATCAATTAAATAGTACAAATCATTTAACGAACGGCAGTGTTTCGAATACGTCTTCGAATTCGAACATTGTACGCATAATTGGCAATAATTTAATAACGAATGATTTAAATGTAGATACATTTGCAAATTCGACTGTGACATACTGGTAAATAAACCGTTAGatgtagatatttttttattacaaaaatattaCCGTTCCAAAAATTCGGCTTTCGAGTGAGTCCAATTTTTCTGAACTTAGTGATTTTtattgaacaaaaaacaaaagtcAACCTGGAGCCTAATTTTCACatcaaagaaattaaaaaaaaagattcatacatattttataattttttttttttttttgaagaaaaaaatataaaaaatagtttagaaacaaatttctaaaataaaaaaaaaaattcaaacaaaagcttttaaaaaaaattataaaaatttttaattagttaacattttcttgaaaaacaattttaaagcaCTTTTTCGACAAAGGCAAAAAAAGTACATATTaaaacttattattaagaattcataagcttcacaccggcttataataattgaatactcaattaatatgtttttctaagagaaactgaaaagaaagaaaaaaacatttactggcatattgcgatggtaccgtttcgaaaaccgccacgaattcatcaacAGGCAATTTCGTTTTAAATGAGATAAAATgtattaagcaaggaaacaaatacaagcaggatagcctagtgattaagcaactgcagtttcatcgtgtgattcgcggttcgaatctctgaaacctttgataacattgcctgatgatgaattcgtggcggttttcgaaatgataccatcgcaatatgccagtaaatgtttctttctttctcttCAGTTTTTCCTGAAAaacataattgaatattcaattattataagccggtgttaagctcatgaattcttaataataaggataaattgaacacaccattaaaacaaacaaacataaagtacatattaaaaaaaatttcagaaatttatgaaaaatatcaaaaatgtcAACAGATTAAAAGAACAAATgtcatcaaattaaaaaatttcaaatttagttACAATTtcttgaaaacaaaaatttttaagaacTTTTTCGACATATTTTGGaagtattggcggccaccgtggtgtgtgctccgcctaccacaccgtatgccctgggttcacaccccgggcaatgcaacatctaaattttagaaataaggtttttcaattagaataaaatttgtctaagcggggtcgcccccggcagtgtttggcaagcgctccgggtgtatttctaccatgaaaagctctcagtgaaaactcatctgttgGAAAAGCTGCTTATTATTAAAAGAGAACTATTTTCTTTAACTAAATTAaagtatttaaattttgaaagaggttttttattttgataatctTAAAAGCAACCTTTAAgtacaatagaaaaaaaaaacgaaatttcgtCAGATTTTAAATTTGTATGGTTTTTAGATAATACCTTCCACGAAGAAAAATGTTCAAAGTTTAGGATTAGGCTGTACAGAAAAAggaaactgcaaaaaaaaaaaattggtaaagaaaaaacctttttaaaaGTAAATTGAAACAAtgaaacattaaataaaattttttaattttttgttagtttcaaaaagatttatttaaaaataaaaaattttatattagtgaaggccgaaaataaaactaaaatactaaaaagtttaatgatattttttgcaaaaattttaaacaactttttttttcaaaaattttaaaaatataatataaaaatacttataaattttagtccattcaaaatttaatttcgcagaaatgtacttaaattaaaaaacaaattgaaatctTAAACTTTACTGAAAAAAATGTGTTATACATTTATAAGAGTtcacattaaaatatttttcgaaGCTCAAGTCAAAACTTAAAACTTTGTCGAaagtaagacatttttttttttaaatatagttgaaaagaaaaatgtaattaACCATTTAATAAAATTGCATTCCTCTCCTCTTTTGCTCGCCAAGTCATACAATACATAGTGGTGGTGGCGGCGGTGGCGGTTCATCCACTTCAAGTAATCAAGGTGGTAATATTGGTGGCGGTGGCTCGGTTACCATTTAtaccacaacaacaacgaatGATAATGGCAGCGGTAATATAACCGGCGGTCCTTTACAAGAAATCATAGTAAATCCCACATCGATGGTGGGTTGGCGTTTAAGCGCCAATGGTTCGCTTATACCGCCACATGATCTATTAACGGGCGGTTTGCCCAATGCGGCCGCACAAAAACGCGGCTCTGAACGTTTATTTCAATATCTTGAAGCAGACGGAAGTGATCCAGAAGACTATGCACGGTAAAGAACAAAATAAAGAAATGTTCaagaatatacaaaaacaaaatgttgcaatATTACATTTTTATTTGGTTAAGTGATGCTTTTTTCACCAATTTTATGTAGTCGCCAACGAGTTTGTGTTCTAAGTCTTTCGTTCGATTGGTTGTGAATATTGCGTATATtcacttatatacatatgtatatatattttgttaattTTGGTAATGTTTTTAAGTGTGTCCctatttcgttgttttttttttttccataccTCGAATTACtgcaaaatggttttttttttaaattgtgttgttgttgttgtgcatatTTTATGTTCGCAGGAAATATGCTAAACAGAAGCATATAACCTCGTTCACCTCGTTTTTTGTGATGTTCAGTTCTTTTTCGTATATTCCTTCGTGATCCTCCTCCTTGGCCCCTCTTTATCTGAAGTATTTTATTGTGAACACTAgctattattttaaataatatttttttcttaatacatctatttttaagttttattacaagatttttttgttttttgtaattttttaatctgttttttttttgtctgtaattatttcttttttttttgcttttgtgaATGTAAATAAGggtacattttttttcaatttactaaatttttgaaatttttatttcttttgctatatttttttttttactatttttttattttgaattaaagaGCGTTTTTTGATGTTTAATTGTTTTCGCTAATGTATTTGCCTatgatttaattttaatttacaaagtttttataaTCTAAAgtttagattatttaaaaatgttacttttttaaattgttttatttttttttataaattgaaatgaacaaaaatcaattacaatttaaaaataatttggttatattatttattttatttaatttttattagtttctcatttattttctttcttaatttttaattcattaaacaaattttgtttgtcttttaaattaaaatgaaaaaaaaaacattttctttatttaaatttttgtttatttaaatttacataagtaaaatttctgcttttttttttaattattatttatactatttatatatttcataaaaaaaaatatttggttaggtatcttaaattttgttttgtttatttgcctgaaatgaaatttaagttgacTAAGTTTTAATAAAGCAAAATGttgcttatttttatatatatttttttcatttatttattttttccatttatttatttttcttttcttattagtTTTAATTATTCTTAAGTTTAACTTCATTTGAAAAAATTggcttattttttttaactttttttttactaattgaaTTTTATTTGGTTAATTTgcatataatttaattttaatttactagGTTTACAGTCCAGCTTAaagaaatttggatttttttatGAGTTTTCTTAATGGCGTTTTTAGTAATTAattttttcgtttattttcatttatttttattctttttaattaattttaatttaaaatttaatttaaaatttaaattatttgtttattttattaaatatattttgattaaCTTAGTTTTAGCAAAGTGGAattcatatttaaaattttccttttccttttcgttttgtttttttttttattttgtttttattcttttctcatttatttcatttcaaaaaaattcaaagttcatttaaaaaaattttgtttatctatttcatttaaattaaattaaaaacattttgttaggtaatttgtttttggatttgtttatttgcttgtaattaaatttaattttttttaaatatattcttgacatttttattattttaatttttaaattttttttatttattaaagttatttttgttatatttgaGCTGTTTTTGCAAAGTTATATATAGTTATTTAActcatttattttgcttttgagttaagttgtttttctttgtttgtaaatggttttaattttattttttttatttatctattttagaatttttagttgcttccttttaaacttttttctttacCTTTGTTTTAATTTcgcttaaatttttcttacatatatttttttttaatgttaaaatttcaaaaactcaaagttttaattttgatttatgaATATAACCTTTTTAATGCATTACTTGGTTTATATAGCTTTTAGTTTTTACCTTTTTCGATATGAAATTACTCACTAACATTTTACCTCCCTCTCTCTCTTACAGTCTACTAAAAATGGACGCCATCAGTCGTAATACCGCTTCGGTCGCTCAGGATTTTCATAAGGCGGGAGGCGTGCAAGAGTTGAAAATTCCAGCTAATCAACTCCTGTTCAATAATAAACTGCCTTCACAATGGACAACCAAAGAGGCTGCGGCGCTACTCCATTCCCTAAGCAGCAATGGCAATTTTGCCAATAGCTATCAGCTAcatttgcaacaacaacaacagcaacagcgcaTGAAATATTACAACAATACGACGACTAACAGTCATATGCGTCAGCGACAGCATTCAACAGGTGAAGATGATGAAAATACACCGTCATCTGCTTCATCCACAACCTCATCAAGTGATGATGGCGGAACACCAAACCTTAAAGGTAATGGTAGACAATATGCGATAGGCCATAACAGCAACAACAGTAGCAGCACTAGCTTTGGTAATAATGAGCAGCAGAAAAAGGCGATGTCGGCATTCTTGAGCGAAAATTTCAATTTGCAAGCAGCACCAGAATCAAGTGTAATTGAAATGATGGCTGCAGCAGCAGCAGCTAGCAACAATCACAAGCGCAAATATCAACAGCATTTGGAAAATGATGAAAACCAAGAGAATCAAGAGCAGCTTATTAGATCGCCTCCCGCGTATAACAATAATACAAATAACAACAGCCACAAatatcacaacaacaacagtcaaaATAAAACAAGAACAACGCACAATCAACGTGCCACGAATGCCGCCACGCATAACAATCGCGAACATCACCTTGATCTGCTACAACACATTGATCGTGATAATAAGGAGAACAACAACAATGCCACATTCCTTACAACAATGgaatatgaaaatttaaataaagttaGCACacaaatacaaaattatgttaaggatattataaataaatactaTGCCGATACGCCGCTGATTTATCCAGCAATGCCAGCAGCAAGCGCGGCAGAGGGTCATTCCATGATAGAACAACAGgagcagctacaacaacaacaacagcaacagcagcagcagcctTCACCAGAACGTAGCGTGACAGAACGTCGCAAGCGCATGTTAAGCGAGACAGAAGAGTATATTGAGTATTTGCGCAATAAAGAGGACATTACGCTGACTATAACTCCAAAAGTATCCACTGCGCAAAAACAACGTCATGAGCATGCC from Eurosta solidaginis isolate ZX-2024a chromosome 3, ASM4086904v1, whole genome shotgun sequence includes these protein-coding regions:
- the LOC137243621 gene encoding protein phosphatase 1 regulatory subunit 36-like, whose protein sequence is MLRIHRGVFVPKFCNGKWVLNEDTQTIEFEPIKDAELEKEDYVNTCGFNFRKTLNQLEELIFRQEFQRSDLTHDADVIVVQDIKNLVLFLAPSDIITKDFINFLHTFTVDRFLRALIIYFEYYLKMVEFVLIRRDEISGEKAQIQSEDTNEIKRIYSAQLTQHRLLLAREYSVIIMGENEMKPYYHITPIVNISNSIKDKRFHEAFLAFSTQVVWIAMHRRAFDYIDSEMNRLFRSEHFKLKRYAHINFTAAEANMLYGKNYRRVNYRAQNSPLIQELDHVASENLPMLWIGERKYRGTDLRIHQMELEYIVPDSQLALIDVCHGILGHPKKIYNTALNINWAAVRSQNYSEIYDPYQLIRQPALKIPNFDEEKLRKYAQKYNTYYHVRMLYERASKAVLDKWYRRDRIIEYFTTEGIINSVVVQCERELENDTYGPSVQEITDKFLERKKLLRRL